A single genomic interval of Nitrospirota bacterium harbors:
- a CDS encoding PIN domain-containing protein produces the protein MKRLFLDANVLFTAAHNPDGKAALIISFGEAGILHLCTSAFAAEEARRNLSAKFPNTLKQFSKILQTAAIVPERPDALFPPDLIEKDRPIFQAALACKATHLITGDIAHFGSFMRRPAKTFGIIILTPAQFLDSF, from the coding sequence GTGAAGAGGCTATTCCTCGACGCAAACGTTCTGTTCACCGCTGCTCATAATCCGGATGGCAAGGCAGCACTGATCATTTCATTCGGAGAGGCAGGAATTCTGCATCTCTGCACAAGCGCATTCGCCGCAGAAGAGGCTCGTCGTAATCTTTCTGCAAAATTCCCAAATACACTTAAGCAGTTCAGCAAAATATTGCAAACCGCTGCCATCGTTCCTGAACGGCCTGATGCGCTCTTCCCACCAGATCTGATAGAGAAAGACAGGCCGATCTTTCAGGCAGCGCTTGCCTGCAAGGCAACGCACCTCATCACCGGAGACATTGCCCATTTCGGCAGCTTTATGCGCAGGCCTGCCAAAACCTTCGGAATTATAATACTAACACCTGCGCAGTTTCTGGATTCCTTTTAG
- a CDS encoding AbrB/MazE/SpoVT family DNA-binding domain-containing protein, with the protein MKETLTVSSRGQITLPAAIRKKAGIMQGGTVTIEDRGNELVLRPAAVFEIEMYTDNQIEDWDKADRLSPSEKTSLLKKAKLNR; encoded by the coding sequence ATGAAAGAGACACTTACCGTAAGCAGCAGGGGTCAAATAACACTGCCCGCAGCCATCCGTAAAAAGGCAGGCATAATGCAGGGCGGCACCGTCACCATCGAAGACAGAGGAAACGAACTCGTTCTGAGACCTGCCGCGGTCTTCGAGATAGAGATGTATACCGACAACCAGATCGAAGACTGGGACAAGGCCGACCGGCTGTCACCAAGCGAAAAGACATCTCTGCTTAAGAAGGCAAAACTTAACCGGTGA